In Leptodesmis sichuanensis A121, the following are encoded in one genomic region:
- a CDS encoding DUF3747 domain-containing protein: MKFSLSIQIALLVALGIGGATVAWTSEPVQAAQFDKTELDVSKFIIIASPIGTTDSYKLLIFEQLNNRRLCWQEVPGTPTTIDPLFMQFDFTKICGRSTDSNAYSVRVGDEDLAGRYNLRIVKKQNELVLVAFSLTDKNLRLFEIGRTHGLSDGYLKIDLDPGWRLTRRVFQGKPTGHLYFTTDRTLGDLANQATPLSQPEQSPTTPPVVPSQSSVPAVSPSDAAPSGSAPLDSPPTQNLSLPAAPPTGAVMPSYSTPVAPGQTQSLPASPASQNNGQDVIIPVAPGETLPAQ, translated from the coding sequence ATGAAATTCTCCCTCTCCATACAGATCGCCCTTCTAGTAGCACTTGGCATTGGCGGTGCCACCGTTGCCTGGACTTCGGAACCCGTTCAGGCGGCCCAATTTGACAAAACAGAATTAGACGTATCTAAGTTCATTATCATTGCATCTCCCATTGGCACAACCGATTCCTACAAGCTATTGATTTTTGAGCAACTCAATAACCGCCGCCTGTGCTGGCAGGAAGTACCTGGAACCCCAACAACCATTGATCCACTCTTCATGCAATTTGACTTTACAAAAATTTGCGGTCGGAGTACGGATAGCAATGCCTATTCTGTCAGGGTTGGGGATGAAGATCTGGCTGGACGTTATAATCTGCGAATTGTCAAGAAACAAAATGAGCTTGTTTTAGTGGCATTTTCGCTAACCGACAAAAATCTACGCTTGTTTGAAATTGGCAGAACCCACGGTTTATCGGATGGCTACCTGAAAATTGATCTCGATCCAGGCTGGCGGCTTACCCGTCGAGTATTTCAAGGAAAGCCTACAGGACATTTATACTTCACGACCGATCGCACCCTGGGAGATCTGGCCAACCAGGCCACCCCGCTCTCGCAACCTGAGCAAAGTCCTACCACTCCCCCTGTTGTACCCTCCCAATCCTCAGTTCCTGCCGTTTCTCCGTCTGATGCGGCTCCGTCGGGAAGTGCCCCCCTTGACTCTCCACCCACTCAAAATCTCAGCCTTCCCGCTGCACCGCCCACTGGAGCAGTCATGCCCTCTTACTCAACCCCCGTAGCCCCTGGACAAACCCAATCTTTACCAGCTAGCCCTGCTTCCCAAAATAACGGTCAGGATGTCATCATTCCTGTCGCTCCAGGAGAAACCCTACCTGCCCAATAA